In one window of Scyliorhinus canicula chromosome 17, sScyCan1.1, whole genome shotgun sequence DNA:
- the LOC119952213 gene encoding gastrula zinc finger protein XlCGF49.1-like, with product MRFTHLSSLKIHQRVHTGERPFTCSVCEKGFTRLSSLKRHQQVHTGDKPFTCSVCEKGFARLSHLQSHQRVHTGERPFTCSVCEKGFTRLSNLKTHQEVHTGEKPFTCSQCGKGFIHLSSLKTHQRVHTVERPFTCSVCEKGFTRLSNLKTHQRVHTGEKPFTCSQCGMRFTRLSSLKVHQRDHTGERPFTCSVCEKDSLAYPICRHTSEFTLGRSCSSALSVGRDSEIHPTCGNTSAFTLGRSH from the coding sequence ATGCGATTCACTCACTTATCTAGTCTgaagatacaccagcgagttcacactggggagaggccattcacctgctctgtgtgtgagaaaggattcactcggttatctagTCTGaagagacaccagcaagttcacactggggacaagccgttcacctgctctgtgtgtgagaaaggattcgctcggttatctcacctgcagtcacaccagcgagttcacactggggagaggccattcacctgctctgtgtgtgagaaaggattcactcggttatctaaTCTGAAGACACATCAGGAAGTTCACACTggcgagaagccattcacctgctctcagtgtgggaagggattcattcacttATCTAGtctgaagacacaccagcgagttcacacagtggagaggccattcacctgctctgtgtgtgagaaaggattcactcggttatctaatctgaagacacatcagcgagttcacactggggagaagccgttcacctgctctcagtgtgggatgcGATTCACTCGCTTATCTAGTCTGAAGGTGCACCAGCGAgatcatactggggagaggccattcacctgctctgtgtgtgagaaggATTCACTCGCTTATCcaatctgcagacacaccagcgagttcacactggggagaagctgttcatctgctctcagtgtgggaagggattcagagattcatccaacctgcggaaacaccagcgcattcacactggggagaagccat
- the LOC119951542 gene encoding zinc finger protein 239-like has product MPNRKMMCSRALTVERASTSYQPEKTLAYSQREETVHLCVDEASTDCPNWTDTRRPKTWRNHGNVRTVGGDSQHRLCWRFIGAFTLGKGRSPAVCGKGFSQLSAQQSHQRVHTAERPFNCTQCGKGFSRLSDLRIHQRIHTGERPFTCSQCEKGFSRLYALRIHQRVHTGEKPFTCSQCGKGFSQISSLMSHQRIHTGEKLFICLQCGKRFRQLSSLKSHQRGHTGERPFTCSQCGKGFSQLSTLRYHQRVHTGEKPFTCSQCGKRFGHLSSLKKHERVHTGERPFTCFQCGKGFRYSSNLRKHQRVHT; this is encoded by the exons atgcctaatcggaagatgatg tgttccagagcactgactgtggaaagagcttcaaccagttaccagcctgaaaaaacattggCCTATTCGCAGCGGGAGGAGACCGTACACTTGTGTGTGGACGAAGCCTCAACTGATTGTCCGAACTggacagacacgaggagacccaaaacatggagaaaccatggaaatgtgaggactgtgggaggggattcacagCACCGTCTGTGCTGGAGATTCATcggcgcattcacactggggaaaggccgttcacctgcagtgtgtgggaagggattctctcaGTTATCCGCccagcagtcacaccagcgagttcacactgcggAGAGGCCGTTCAACTgcactcagtgtgggaagggattcagtcggttATCCGACCTGCggatacatcagcgaattcacactggggagaggccattcacctgctcccagtgtgagaagggattcagtcgGTTATATGCCCtgcggatacaccagcgagttcacactggggagaagccattcacctgctctcagtgtgggaagggattcagtcaaatTTCCAGCCTGatgtcacaccagcgaattcacactggggagaagctgttcaTCTGCttacagtgtgggaagagatttagaCAGTTATCCAGTCTGAAGTCACATCAGCgaggtcacactggggagaggccattcacctgctctcagtgcgggaagggattcagtcagttgtCCACCCTGCGgtaccatcagcgagttcacactggggagaaaccattcacttgctctcagtgtgggaagagatttggacatttatccagcctgaagaaacacgagcgagttcacactggggagaggccgttcacctgttttcagtgtgggaagggattcagatattcatccaacctgcggaaacaccagcgagttcacact